The following proteins are co-located in the Rattus norvegicus strain BN/NHsdMcwi chromosome 19, GRCr8, whole genome shotgun sequence genome:
- the LOC134483675 gene encoding disks large homolog 5-like, whose protein sequence is MFARLCRCFGRVGVDREESRVTQMKPKEACRQTSSPENVLNKVQANEGEERLNRELELTTKERNELTDRLLYVTGGSMSKSPYFRPNPFYENLKIKEKEVMSLLHNLDTKNIEHREKFQELKKEINFYQ, encoded by the exons atgtttgcccgtctttgtaggtgctttgggagagttggtgttgatagagaagagtctagagtgacgcaaatgaaacctaaag aggcctgcagacagacgtcatcccctgaaaatgtcctaaacaaggtgcaggccaacgagggagaggagaggctgaatagagaactggagctaactaccaaggagagaaatgagctgacagatcgcctcctttatgtgacaggtggatccatgagcaagag cccctacttcaggccaaatccattttatgaaaacttgaagataaaggagaaagaggtcatgtcattactgcacaacttagacacaaagaacattgaacatcgtgagaaatttcaggagctcaagaaggagattaacttctatcagTAA